The sequence ctcgaggtacatccaacttctgtccgtcatctacaattaatgtaaaaacattcattcttcattaacaatgacctgaatttcgtggttaagcacacgattaaaaattccctacaaatacactagatatgTGGCATCTCGTGGTATATCGGACAAATctaatatcaaatctaacataaatacaactcacttgtactaagattttggataaacatgcaaaacggtcaattacaactcaaaacacaataaatctaccaattagggtttagaggaggagaggaaaggaggaggaaagggggagatgcaaaccttcaatgacctagcaccaattcaaacttcaagtCAACAAGATATTGGAGAATCCCTAGAGGAGCCGGTGAAAATCGCCAGCCACTGTGCAGACAGCACTATGCAGTAACTGTTCGCCTGCACAGTGGTTGGCCAGCTCTTAAAACAGAGTtgagtaataggtgacgggtgataaggttacccatcacctatcaagagtcataagtgacgggttgcattataacccgtcacttataattggcccagggagacccgtcacctttgctaagttataagtgacgggttataacatgactcgtcacttattactgtTGCAGGgggacccgtcacctatgaccaagtcataagtgacgggtttagttattacccatcacttatgttattgGTGAGGAGTAATATTATGAACCATCACCTATTGTCTGGTATCAATGACGAGTCTATAAATGGGCACAACCCGAggtgacataagtgacaggtcatgtaataacccgtcactaaacaGTGTACCCTAtgtccatttttcacgtagtggatgCTACGAATACCCTTGAAGCCGCCTTGGTCGCCTTCTTAGCCATCTTttcgtggttcttcttgaagaaaggttttttgttcttcttcttgtgcttgtcgtagtCGTGGTCGCAGTCTTCCCTTTTCTTAAGCTTGGGGCAATCGGCCTTGAAGTGAGtagtatcaccacactcaaaccAAGCACGAGAGATCCCTTTCCTTCGGTCTCTTCTGTTGTTATAGAAGCGAGTGAAATTCTTCATAATGAGCGTAAGGACTTCATCATCTAGTGCGTCCACCTactcctctatgatagaaaccaaggaagacaaaacaAATCCACTCGGTGAAGTGTTAGGACAAGATAAGCTAGCTCtagcctgattgccaccattagATCAGGAAACCAACGCCATATTCTGAGATAGGGGGTTTCTGAGACCTatccgagccgccttggctatctcagtggactttagcttgctgaagagttcatcacaaatcaatatgtcataacttggtgactcttcaatgcgcgagatcttcacttcccatatgctacgatcaagagcatagagaagcttgatcacccTCTCATTATCAGAATAaggcaaaacaccagtggatctaaggttgctaataatTCCATAAAATCTAGCAAAcgtagcatccaaagattcaccaggtccttgcacaaacatttgctATTCCtcgttgtatgtgctttggcgtctagccttaatctgattagtgccttcatgaaagacactcagagtagaccaGATCTCCCAGGCAGTACGGATGTGCtggaccctatcaaactcattctgatTCAGGattatgaacaaaatatttctggtcttattgttggcctcatagtgttcgatttgaacctgagtcatacgagcagcagggatctcatagttggaatcaactatttctcaaattgcacttctttggcttagaagataagccacCATACGCACCTTCTAGTACAAAAAATTATGGCCATCAAATAGTGAATCTTCCTACTTTTCTCTATTGTCTCCTtcggatcacaaagccgattAAGGTCAACAGGTGACCAAACtgactctaataccaattgtaggatcgagaacggtgactagaagggggtgaataggcgtcttacCAAATTCTTTCGAATTGGATGACTTTCTCCTTTTgtttcacccaacacacctcaaaaaaCTCAAGTGCAAGAAAAATCTGAAAGAAGGAAGTTGAAATCAAGAACGCAAATGAAAGCATGGCTCCAATAGTtgtatatgaaccctaggttctaTTGAAACCAATTCCACGAGTCATAGCCACAAAAGATTgcaacttgaaggaagaaacattttgatccAAAAGAATAGACACCGGgggaagaaactctccaagttgatgatttagatgCAAGGGAATTCAATACCCAATTGTGTGTGtttgtatgcgaattttatgcttCTAACAATGAGAAGAATGGCTCCAACAaggtgaaaaatttcagcacaagcacaaaaacgaaaatcacaatcggaaaccgaaaaacttgcaaacttgtaagggaaccaatagagggaaactagaaggtgAATACAAGCATGAGAAGGAAAACAAACTTCATTACTTCAAAAAGGTCCACCCTATTGTAAGCAGACtacaaagatttttcctcacaaaactctcacctaatacataggatAAGCACTACTCTTTCTCTccttaaaaccctagcacaaggctctcatatggatagctcaaggggctcaagtggttgGTTCAACCACTCCcatagccatacccctctatttataggctaggtTTCTTGACCctaaattttctagcttttttccaaaatacctctctcatgtactacactcctacctaccaccgagggtattttggtctattttttgctccatccatcggaTGGCCGTGgcgtcttcatgacttagctttgctttgacgcaagcttcgcgatgatgccacgtgcactccacccttccacggttttgaggtcaaaccgggAAACTGCctcgcatgcttctcaaagcatgactcagtGCTGCTTGCTTTGAtcccaagcaagcatcccgatgtcgacacgtgtactccgtcttgcgatcttgaccgccggcaagtctttcccgctcctgatccctcgagccaccttgtcacttgcaccggcatcctttcgcttgacttcgtcatcacgccgtcttcatccatcttctcatcctttgcttgacctccacatacacagctaggatcacccttgactcctcccggcctcctcgatcatccggcaccaatcACCCCGCTTGACCTCGATCATCCTGCCGTTGGCTGCCAAGTGgcattcatcacctgcacaacacaagGCAAGCAAATACATATCCCAAATCTATCTCCAATTAGCTCAAAATCAGAATTCTCAGTTCAAAGCATATCTCagagaaaacatgaacaccaaGTGTTTCGGCGTACACTCCTCCTGAGCGCCGGACGATTCGGCATGTGTGAACCATCAGACCAGGCAACCTGCaatcctctctacaagaaatgctcccaTGTGCTCTTTGACCCATCGCTGGACCACCTGGCGTGTGTACTATCACCAGACCACCatttgcatcctctctgcaacaaaagatcCGGCAAAGCATCCGCTGTACTTGCTACTCATCGTtggatcatccagcgtgtacttCAAATTTCACCTCAGAgttgaaatgctccagcgtgtgTCCCATCAGAGTGTCAGaacatccggcatgtacaaaatccccatcaccggatgatccagcttttataatttttctagactcaaagacaaaaacaccaactctattttctctgcaactttggttagtcttGATCatcattgcagtacatatacatgctcatgcaatccaaaaatcatcaaatcaaatcaacacacttgtcaatcactcatcacatataaaccaaggtacatttccacttggtttctcaatgtGGTATCACCGCGAAgtttgcgtcgaggcgaagctaagtcgtgaagacatCACGACCGTTTGATGGACGGAgcagaaaatagaccaaaatactccggtggtaggtaggaggctattGTAAGCAAGAGGTATTTTGCGAACAAGGAAACTTGGCATCCAAGGAAGCTcccaaggcctataaatagagaggtacaGCTGTTGTGAGGGggtgaaccagccacttgagccccttgagtcattcatatgagagctttacgttagggttttagagaagattAAGAGGAGTGTTTAGCCTctatattaggtgagagctgtgtgaggaaaaatctttgtaatctgtttgaaatagggctgacctctgcaAGCAATAAAATTTGTGTTTACTCTTGTACTTgtattcacctccttctagtttttctctattggttcccttgcaagtttgcaggTTTGCAAATTTTCCTCTTTTCCGTTGTGTTTTCGTTTCGGttgttgagctgaaatttttccaccttgagaagttattcttcttgttgctagaggcataaaattcacatatatatgtatacaagtgggtcttgattctcttgcctctagatcaacTTGGATAATTTCTTCTaccggtgatcttttctttgctttGAATGTTTCTTTCCTCAAGTTGCTGTCTTTTGTGGCGATGACCTGTGAGATGAGTTTCAATGGAACCCAGGGTTCATATACATTCACGACAGCTATGTGTTTTTTTGGATATTTCATTAGCAACTTGATTCTCTCTAGTTTTGCTTCCGCCATTGGTTTTTAAGATGCGTTGGGTGATAAAAGGAGAAGATCATCTGTTTCGAAATAAATTGGTAAGACGCCTATTAACCCTCCTCTAATCGCTATTCCCAGTCCTACATCACCAATTAAAAATACATTACATGTATAACTGACATGAATCTCATATAATTAACAAGCATCTCACGTATAGTTAACACATACGACATTATATCACATACTTTACACATACAGACAATAGTTTGATATTATGTTAAATACTTTATACATAGAGATAATAGTTCAACAATTGTCCGATACATAGAGCGGGTATATGGGAGAAATGAGCATAGGTAAGACTTATTCATATCCATGTCTATTTACTGGTTGGTTTAAAATCAAACCCGTGCTAAAACCCATAGGCAAATAAGATGACTCAAACCTGCATCCATTATGATTTTTACTCGTGAGCATATGGGTAATCTATACCCATCGCCATCCCTATTTAAGATGTCCTAATTGTTGGTCAGCCGTCATTATATTGTCCGGACGCGATAACCAGGCCCCTGCTCCAATAACATAATTGTGTCGCAGCAACTTCGTTGCAAATTCCATTGTTGACCTTGTAATTAGCCGGAGGAGGAATCagagcatcatcatcatataCTCCACATACAACCCATGATAACCCAGAGCTTATCAAATGGCACAGACAACATCTCCTGGACTGCCCTGGCGATCAATCTTCCTACTTTTGCTGCCGGGACCTGTTGGCTGTGCCACCTCCCTCTCGTTCTTCTACAACTTCTCCAATCCTAAAACCTTCAGCCAAGGCGGTGATCTATACTTCGAAGGCGATGCATACGCAGGTGGCAGCTCGGTCATTCTGGCCAAGGATCAGCTCACCGGAAACGTCAGGTCGAAAGCTGGCCGGGTGTCCTACAATCACCCAGTAACTCTCTGGACCAAAGCCGCCGGCGACGTGACGGGCTTCTCCACCAGCTTTTCCTTCGTCATCAATGGCAGCAATAGCCCGGCCGAATCCGGGGGCGGGCTGGCCTTCTTCCTCGCTGCGTTCCCGTCGAGGATGCCGCTCAATTCGGAGGCCGGGTATCTCGGTGTCTTCAACTCGACGACGACAGCCGGCCGGGAGCGTGTCGTAGCCGTGGAGCTGGACACCCACGGGGATTTCGGTTGGGACACGACCATGTCTCCGCACATAGGCGTGGACCTGAACACCATCTCCTCCGAGAAGGGTAAGTACAAGGTCGTCCAGAACCTCGCCGACGGCTTACCGAAGGTCTTGCAGGTAGATTACAGCGACGTCACAAAAGATCTCGTTATCGCGCTGCGAGATTTCACAAACGGCACAACTGTGGCCCTCAAGATGAACGTTGACTTGGGGCGGTATCTGCCGCAACAAGTTGCCATGGGCCTCTCTGCAGCCACTGGCGGCTCAAGAGTGGATCTCCACCAAGTGCTTTGGTGGTCTTTCAGCACCACCACGGCTACGGCGCAGGGCGATCTGCCAATACAAGCTCGTTATGTTCTTGAAGCCCCTGCCAACTCCAGCGCCCCTCCTCTGGCCGGTAAAGATTTATTAATGTTGCACCCTGCACAGATTGAATTTACAGAAACataatttgtttttgtttgtggaGCCTCGTTCTCATAATCTCATCCCCACACGGCCTTGACCGCTTAACGACAAGAATACAGGCCACATGATGGTTGATATCCTGAAAACTTTCTGGTTTCAGTGAATGCGGAGATTAGTCAGAATTTCTGATGACTCATATAAATAGATATGCACCTGCTAATCTAACCTAGAGTGCAGCTACACCCACACTGAattactgaaaaaaaaatcagtagttCCACAGACGGTGACTACTGAAAGACTTAGTACTGCACGTGGTGCAGTAGTACCGTGGCACCGTGCATTGTGGTTCAGGAATTCACATTGGATTTCTCAGCAGTAACTATGGGGGTAGAATAGCGCTGCCGTAGATAGATATGAAATTTGATCATTGGTatatataaagaaaaaaaattaacacaTCAAAACCGAGTATTTTAATTGCTATGTAGTACACCACTCAGAAATATTAATCATCAgaagctacttttttttttatacaaatCACATTTCTGGAGCCTCCGTTGCCTTCTCTCTAGGCACCAAGCTAAGTTCATTCTTTTGCCCAACAGGTCGGCGCAGTCTTAGAGGCAAATCAAATATAAAAGTGGTGGTCGGTTCTGTCGTTAGTGCTGTCCTATTTGCTGTGACTGCTCTAGTAGTTGCTTGCCTTTACTGTATCAGTAAAAAGAGCAGAGCGGGAATGGAGATACCTTTTGCAATGGATGCTTTTGGAGCAACGAATCAAGATATAGTTCTGGAGGAACTAGGTGGTGAACTAGGTGGTGAACTAAGTGGTGAACCAAGGTATAGTTCATACGACGAACTGTTAGACGTAACAGATAACTTCTCAGAGGAACGATTGCTCGGAGATGTACGGTTTAGTTCCTTCTATCTTGGGGGTTTTTCAAACTCAGACCGGTCTGTGGCTGTGAAAAAGCTGAAAATAAAGTCAGAAGAAGCGTTGAGAATGTACATGGAACGTATTAGAGTCTTAACCAAATGCAGACATGGGAACCTCGTCTGCCTCCTGGACTCGTGCAGAGAGGGCGACAATCTTTACCTCGTCTACGAATTCGTGGAAAATGGCAGCCTCGCTGAGCACCTCTACAATAATACATTAAGACTTCTTACATGGCCAACGaggtacacacacacacacacacataagaGCATTTGAACTAAACAGACATTTGCCTATAAGGCAAGAACTGCATCTTTGACATAACTTTCCATGTGCCACAGGTACAAGATAGTGCTTGGCATGGGCGTCGCCCTTGAGTACCTTCATGGAGCCCAGCGACGCGAGCCAGTCCTGCACGGGAACATCAAACCGAGCAACGTGATGCTGGACGAGTCGTTCAACGCCAAGCTCGGTGATTTCGGCCTGCCGCAGCAAATCCACCATGACCAAGGCTCAGCGAAACTCGCCGAGACCCAGGGATACATGGCTCCCGAGTTCCTGGCGACCGGGGAGGCAAGTATTGAATC is a genomic window of Phragmites australis chromosome 17, lpPhrAust1.1, whole genome shotgun sequence containing:
- the LOC133896618 gene encoding L-type lectin-domain containing receptor kinase IX.2-like yields the protein MAQTTSPGLPWRSIFLLLLPGPVGCATSLSFFYNFSNPKTFSQGGDLYFEGDAYAGGSSVILAKDQLTGNVRSKAGRVSYNHPVTLWTKAAGDVTGFSTSFSFVINGSNSPAESGGGLAFFLAAFPSRMPLNSEAGYLGVFNSTTTAGRERVVAVELDTHGDFGWDTTMSPHIGVDLNTISSEKGKYKVVQNLADGLPKVLQVDYSDVTKDLVIALRDFTNGTTVALKMNVDLGRYLPQQVAMGLSAATGGSRVDLHQVLWWSFSTTTATAQGDLPIQARYVLEAPANSSAPPLAGRRSLRGKSNIKVVVGSVVSAVLFAVTALVVACLYCISKKSRAGMEIPFAMDAFGATNQDIVLEELGGELGGELSGEPRYSSYDELLDVTDNFSEERLLGDVRFSSFYLGGFSNSDRSVAVKKLKIKSEEALRMYMERIRVLTKCRHGNLVCLLDSCREGDNLYLVYEFVENGSLAEHLYNNTLRLLTWPTRYKIVLGMGVALEYLHGAQRREPVLHGNIKPSNVMLDESFNAKLGDFGLPQQIHHDQGSAKLAETQGYMAPEFLATGEASIESDVYSFGVVLLEIACGLPPLLRQQDQNASLVERVGEMYQKGAILEAADVRLNGEFDEGEMERVLLVGLMCADPSLLPRPSIGQAMGVLTSDQPVPVLLPRMAVPPQVTHVNEARSEGHTLPDTSSP